From one Amaranthus tricolor cultivar Red isolate AtriRed21 chromosome 17, ASM2621246v1, whole genome shotgun sequence genomic stretch:
- the LOC130804585 gene encoding 3-dehydrosphinganine reductase TSC10A-like, whose translation MVFISLLVLLPLSLLLLLYVIVRPRPVTVPIKNRHVFITGGSSGIGLALAHRFASEGARVSILARDLRKLEDAKEAIQLASGAEVSIFSADVRHFNSVKKAIEDAGPIDILVCNQGVFVPQEMEIQPLDEIKFMIDVNVMGTFHLIKAALPMMKKDRKSRGPASIAIMSSQAGQVGIYGYTAYSASKFALRGVAEALQQEVIADDIHVSLIFPPDTDTPGLEEENKRRPEMTTVIAGSSGMMKADEVAKKSIDGIKRGSFIIPCNLEGLLLSIVTAGLSPQRSYLMAFVEVVFVGIVRLVALFFQWNWYGSIEKWHSKKK comes from the exons ATGGTCTTCATTTCTCTCCTTGTTCTCCTCCCACTCTCTTTGCTCCTCCTCCTTTATGTCATAGTTCGCCCTCGCCCAGTCACAGTTCCAATCAAAAATCGCCATGTCTTCATTACTGGCGGATCAAGCGGCATTGGTCTAGCCCTGGCTCACCGCTTCGCCTCAGAGGGTGCAAGGGTTTCCATATTAGCACGTGACCTTCGTAAACTTGAAGACGCGAAGGAAGCAATCCAGCTTGCTTCTGGTGCCGAGGTCAGTATCTTCAGTGCTGATGTAAGGCATTTCAATAGTGTGAAGAAGGCAATTGAAGATGCTGGCCCTATTGATATATTGGTGTGTAATCAAGGGGTTTTTGTTCCTCAAGAGATGGAAATTCAGCCGTTGGATGAAATTAAGTTCATGATTGATGTCAATGTGATGGGAACTTTCCATCTGATTAAAGCTGCTTTgccgatgatgaagaaagatcGTAAATCTCGTGGTCCTGCTTCTATTGCCATCATGTCTTCTCAAGCTGGTCAG GTGGGAATTTATGGTTATACAGCCTACTCAGCTAGTAAGTTTGCACTTCGCGGTGTGGCTGAAGCACTGCAGCAGGAAGTGATTGCAGATGATATCCATGTCTCGCTGATATTTCCTCCAGATACTGACACTCCTGGTTTAGAAGAAG AAAACAAGAGGCGACCCGAGATGACAACTGTTATAGCAGGTTCTTCTGGAATGATGAAAGCTGATGAAGTTGCAAAGAAAAGTATTGATGGTATAAAAAGAGGCTCTTTTATCATCCCTTGCAACCTTGAGGGGCTATTACTGTCTATAGTTACTGCCGGTCTGTCTCCACAGAGATCGTATCTGATGGCTTTTGTAGAAGTGGTTTTTGTTGGTATTGTACGTCTTGTAGCTCTGTTTTTCCAGTGGAACTGGTATGGAAGCATAGAAAAGTGGCACTCCAAGAAGAAATAG
- the LOC130804588 gene encoding uncharacterized protein LOC130804588 — MEPTYVVGQSTSDHTHESQPSTRFHPTQAFTDRIIRALSNRLLLLYRSDPNFYVLGATSNVYVVNVSTSLVCTCPDRTTPCKHILFVLIKVLGVPLDDTCLRRRTLRPSQVTRLLANPSSIDALAGPTLRERFHQAFFRQRELHGREHAPCSNVEEGATCPICLEEMGKQGEKLVACGTCRNALHEECLMTWKRTQRRRSIRCVICRSRWRNRADQDKYLNLAAYVNEDDHMAIERTSNSNSTSCHELQ; from the coding sequence ATGGAGCCAACTTACGTCGTTGGGCAATCAACATCGGACCACACCCACGAAAGCCAACCCTCCACTCGATTTCATCCCACGCAAGCTTTCACAGATAGAATTATACGAGCTTTAAGCAATCGTTTACTTTTGCTTTATAGGTCAGACCCAAACTTTTATGTATTAGGTGCAACAAGTAATGTGTATGTTGTCAATGTATCAACCAGTCTTGTATGTACGTGCCCTGATCGCACAACCCCATGTAAGCACATTTTGTTTGTGCTTATCAAAGTCCTTGGGGTCCCCTTAGATGACACATGCTTAAGGAGGCGGACGCTAAGGCCTAGTCAAGTGACTCGACTCTTGGCCAATCCTAGCTCTATCGACGCCCTTGCAGGCCCTACGCTTCGTGAAAGGTTCCATCAAGCGTTTTTCCGCCAAAGAGAGCTTCATGGTCGCGAACACGCCCCTTGTAGTAACGTCGAGGAGGGTGCCACTTGCCCGATTTGCCTCGAGGAGATGGGGAAGCAAGGTGAGAAATTGGTTGCTTGTGGAACATGTAGGAATGCACTACATGAAGAATGCTTGATGACTTGGAAAAGGACTCAAAGAAGAAGATCTATTAGGTGTGTGATTTGTAGGTCAAGATGGAGAAATAGGGCAGATCAAGACAAGTATTTGAACTTGGCTGCTTATGTCAATGAAGATGATCATATGGCTATTGAAAGAAcaagtaatagtaatagtactAGTTGTCATGAAttgcaatga